A part of Streptomyces sp. NBC_01210 genomic DNA contains:
- a CDS encoding 6-phospho-beta-glucosidase, producing the protein MRLTILGGGGFRLPLVYGALLGDHADGRITEVTLHDVDAGRLAAIARVLTDQAAGVPDAPEVTVTTDLDEALRGADFVFSAIRVGGLEGRAADERIALAEGVLGQETVGAGGIAYGLRTVPVAVDIARRIARLAPDAWVINFTNPAGLVTEAMSRHLGDRVIGICDSPVGLGRRVARALGADPDTAWIDYIGLNHLGWLRGLHIEGRDALPRLLADPALLGSFEEGKLFGADWLQSLGAIPNEYLHYYYFNREAVRAYQEAKQTRGAFLHDQQARFYEEMKQPDAPALATWDRTRAEREATYMAHNREAAGAGERDACDLESGGYEKVALALMRAIAHNQRTTLILNVRNRTTLSVLDTDAVIEVPCFVDANGAHPVSVAPLPLHATGLVTAVKAVEREILAAADSGSRTTAVKAFALHPLVDSVTVAGRLVDGYTSAHPALAYLR; encoded by the coding sequence TGGTGTACGGCGCGCTGCTCGGCGATCACGCCGATGGCCGGATCACCGAGGTCACGCTGCACGACGTGGACGCCGGCCGGCTGGCCGCGATCGCGCGGGTGCTGACCGACCAGGCGGCGGGTGTGCCGGACGCGCCGGAGGTCACCGTCACCACCGACCTCGACGAGGCACTGCGCGGCGCCGACTTCGTGTTCTCCGCGATCCGGGTCGGCGGCCTGGAAGGCCGTGCGGCCGATGAGCGCATCGCGCTCGCCGAGGGTGTACTGGGCCAGGAGACGGTCGGCGCGGGCGGCATCGCCTACGGCCTGCGTACCGTCCCGGTGGCGGTGGACATCGCCCGTCGTATCGCCCGGCTCGCCCCCGACGCCTGGGTCATCAACTTCACCAATCCGGCCGGCCTGGTCACCGAAGCCATGTCCCGCCACCTCGGCGACCGGGTCATCGGCATCTGCGACTCGCCGGTGGGCCTCGGCCGACGCGTCGCCCGGGCGCTGGGGGCCGATCCCGACACCGCCTGGATCGACTACATCGGCCTCAACCACCTCGGCTGGCTCCGCGGGCTCCACATCGAAGGCCGGGACGCACTCCCCCGGTTGCTTGCCGATCCCGCACTGCTCGGCTCGTTCGAGGAGGGCAAACTCTTCGGCGCCGACTGGCTCCAGTCGCTCGGCGCGATCCCCAACGAATACCTGCACTACTACTACTTCAACCGCGAGGCGGTCCGCGCCTACCAGGAGGCGAAACAGACCCGCGGCGCCTTCCTGCACGACCAACAGGCCCGGTTCTACGAGGAGATGAAGCAGCCGGACGCCCCAGCGCTGGCGACCTGGGACCGCACCCGCGCAGAGCGCGAAGCGACGTACATGGCACACAACCGCGAGGCGGCCGGAGCCGGCGAGCGCGACGCCTGTGACCTGGAGTCCGGCGGGTACGAGAAGGTCGCCCTCGCCCTGATGCGAGCCATCGCACACAACCAGCGCACCACCCTGATCCTCAACGTCCGCAACCGCACCACGCTCTCCGTGCTCGATACGGACGCGGTCATCGAGGTCCCGTGCTTCGTGGATGCGAACGGCGCCCATCCCGTCTCCGTGGCTCCTCTGCCCCTCCACGCCACCGGACTGGTGACCGCCGTCAAGGCCGTCGAGCGCGAGATCCTCGCCGCGGCCGACAGCGGCTCACGCACCACCGCCGTCAAGGCCTTCGCCCTGCACCCCCTCGTCGACTCCGTGACCGTCGCCGGCCGACTCGTCGACGGCTACACCAGCGCCCACCCCGCTCTCGCGTATCTGAGGTAG